The following proteins come from a genomic window of Paramicrobacterium humi:
- a CDS encoding acyltransferase family protein, giving the protein MPSSSGERLRALDGLRGVAAVVVLIHHSLLINPTLAAPYADLKANQSSGSWEWWITYTPLHLLWEGTAAVYVFFILSGIVLALPVLRSAGQFNWRAYFPQRLIRLYAPVWGAVALAVATFWISPRTAEMPSVWIEQRPVAVTGGEVLRDLTLVTGNGGLASPLWSLQWEILFSLLLPIYIWFALKLRGHPLIAVAGCLLLIAVGGALHAVRFLPMFAIGVVLAVALPELTSVATRFSSGKSANMRWFLLTALGALMLSSHWLVAPLNPAPIVQRGLIAVTVGGALVFVLAALFWHSAKQALESPVVQWLAKISFSLYLVHEPIVLACAFFLGPGREPLATLVSLPLAVMLSYLFYLAIERPSHRLARAVRRFLLKRAALDAEDRSVAA; this is encoded by the coding sequence ATGCCGTCGTCATCAGGGGAGAGGCTCAGAGCGCTCGACGGGTTACGCGGAGTGGCTGCGGTAGTCGTCCTTATACATCATTCACTCCTTATTAACCCCACTTTGGCCGCACCGTATGCGGATCTGAAAGCGAACCAGAGTTCTGGCTCATGGGAATGGTGGATCACTTACACTCCGCTCCATCTTCTTTGGGAAGGGACAGCGGCGGTTTATGTCTTCTTTATCCTGAGCGGGATTGTCCTAGCCTTACCAGTGCTTCGCTCTGCGGGCCAATTCAACTGGCGCGCGTACTTTCCCCAGAGGTTGATCAGGCTTTACGCCCCAGTGTGGGGGGCAGTAGCGCTCGCCGTTGCCACCTTCTGGATCTCTCCAAGGACTGCAGAAATGCCAAGTGTATGGATAGAGCAGCGGCCTGTCGCAGTCACCGGTGGAGAAGTGCTCCGGGATCTAACGTTGGTCACGGGTAACGGTGGGTTGGCCAGCCCATTGTGGTCGCTTCAGTGGGAGATCTTGTTCTCTCTCTTGCTCCCCATATACATATGGTTCGCACTAAAGCTTCGTGGGCATCCCCTAATAGCAGTAGCGGGTTGTCTGCTCTTGATCGCAGTGGGAGGTGCGTTGCATGCGGTGAGGTTCCTACCGATGTTTGCAATCGGAGTGGTCTTGGCCGTGGCGCTCCCTGAATTGACGTCAGTGGCTACTCGTTTCTCTTCTGGGAAAAGTGCAAACATGCGTTGGTTCCTTCTAACAGCGCTTGGCGCCCTCATGCTTTCGTCACATTGGCTAGTTGCGCCCCTAAACCCAGCGCCTATTGTGCAGCGTGGGCTCATCGCGGTGACCGTCGGGGGCGCATTAGTATTTGTACTAGCCGCGCTGTTCTGGCATAGTGCCAAGCAAGCCTTGGAGTCCCCAGTGGTGCAATGGCTCGCCAAGATATCATTCAGTTTGTACTTGGTACACGAGCCGATCGTGCTTGCGTGTGCATTCTTCCTGGGGCCGGGGCGTGAGCCACTAGCGACGTTAGTTTCCTTGCCCCTCGCAGTCATGCTGTCATACCTGTTTTATCTAGCCATCGAAAGGCCAAGCCACCGGTTGGCGCGTGCTGTGCGGCGTTTTCTCCTCAAACGAGCCGCACTGGACGCCGAGGACCGGTCCGTGGCCGCGTGA
- a CDS encoding DUF4012 domain-containing protein, protein MASQVVPKALDAKSELQAALPLAAKVQQQILDGDTENAEKTATSLRAHTSRARLQTSGKLWKATEAVPFVGDNLVAIRVVSRTVDQLATHVVEPATGLSLSALQPADGRIDVQAIADLVPVIDSTRTAIGSAQKSLRSVPRGSLLKEIAGGVAKLETALSKADRLLTELRNPVAVLPSALGDNETRNYLLIFQGNSEIRAEGGNPAAMVLVRVDNGAISIAQQTSSSDFVNSGARDPVMRLDPDVERVYSNIVAKYIPNITSTPNFPTTAALMDAYWKEEFTTPLDGIISFDPVGLSYLLRATGPVTMENGEELTAENAVPLLLNEAYFRYPAGADSNAFFAMAAASVFDALTSGGGDPKAMVTALVRSANEGRLMIWSPHEDISGALEGTALQGVLPMDNSDETAVGVYFNDTTGSKMDYYVDAAISAASTQCEVTAGEAPTFKVDVTLTNKITESEAANLPLYITGPYYKPGHIATDFIVYGPVGAKIDSWKVDGKEYKAIAKGEIDGRPVVRLNYVLKPGQSVTVSYSMTGAADQKYGDFTVDTTPMVRDTPVTITGCKPDE, encoded by the coding sequence GTGGCATCCCAGGTGGTGCCCAAAGCGCTCGACGCGAAGAGCGAGCTTCAAGCTGCACTGCCACTTGCCGCAAAAGTCCAACAACAAATCCTCGATGGGGACACCGAGAACGCCGAGAAGACGGCTACCAGCTTGCGGGCGCATACAAGCAGGGCGCGTTTGCAAACCAGTGGCAAGCTATGGAAGGCAACGGAAGCTGTGCCATTCGTGGGGGACAATCTTGTCGCGATCCGTGTCGTTTCGAGAACCGTCGATCAGCTCGCAACCCATGTCGTGGAGCCCGCGACAGGTCTGTCTCTCTCGGCGCTGCAGCCGGCGGACGGCAGAATCGATGTGCAGGCAATTGCGGATCTTGTCCCAGTTATCGACTCCACTAGGACGGCTATCGGTTCGGCACAAAAATCATTACGGTCGGTTCCGCGAGGATCGCTGCTAAAAGAAATTGCTGGCGGCGTCGCAAAGCTTGAGACCGCGCTTAGTAAGGCTGATCGTCTACTTACCGAGCTTCGGAATCCGGTCGCCGTTCTGCCATCCGCACTCGGCGACAATGAAACACGCAACTACTTGTTGATCTTCCAAGGAAACTCTGAGATCCGCGCGGAGGGTGGGAACCCTGCCGCCATGGTGCTCGTTCGCGTGGATAACGGTGCAATCTCGATCGCGCAACAGACTTCGAGTTCAGACTTTGTGAATTCCGGTGCTCGGGACCCAGTCATGCGACTCGACCCTGACGTTGAAAGGGTCTATTCGAACATCGTTGCCAAGTACATCCCGAACATCACGAGCACGCCCAATTTCCCTACCACCGCCGCTCTCATGGACGCGTACTGGAAGGAGGAATTTACGACCCCTTTGGATGGAATAATCTCGTTCGACCCTGTGGGGCTGAGCTACCTATTGCGCGCCACGGGGCCTGTAACGATGGAAAATGGGGAAGAGCTTACGGCCGAGAATGCCGTTCCTCTCCTCCTAAATGAAGCCTATTTCCGCTATCCGGCGGGAGCCGACTCCAACGCCTTTTTCGCGATGGCAGCCGCATCGGTTTTTGACGCCTTGACAAGCGGCGGTGGAGATCCGAAGGCGATGGTGACAGCCCTTGTCCGCTCGGCGAACGAGGGGCGCCTAATGATATGGAGCCCGCACGAAGACATCTCAGGGGCGTTAGAAGGAACAGCACTACAGGGCGTTCTGCCAATGGACAATTCGGACGAGACTGCCGTCGGTGTCTACTTCAATGACACGACCGGTTCCAAGATGGACTACTACGTGGACGCGGCAATTAGCGCGGCATCCACTCAGTGTGAAGTCACTGCGGGTGAAGCTCCGACGTTCAAAGTCGACGTGACACTTACGAACAAGATCACGGAATCAGAAGCCGCAAATCTTCCTCTCTACATCACCGGTCCGTATTACAAGCCGGGCCACATAGCGACCGACTTCATCGTCTACGGACCGGTCGGCGCGAAGATCGACTCCTGGAAAGTCGACGGCAAGGAGTACAAAGCGATTGCGAAGGGCGAGATAGACGGACGTCCAGTCGTCCGTCTGAACTATGTGCTGAAACCCGGGCAGTCCGTCACTGTCTCGTACTCAATGACGGGGGCTGCCGACCAGAAGTACGGTGACTTCACGGTGGACACGACACCAATGGTGCGCGATACACCGGTCACGATCACGGGGTGCAAGCCGGATGAATGA
- a CDS encoding GtrA family protein, whose product MTEHSQFRRLVGLSTRFLTIGAISTLIEIAAFNVLFYGLHIDGVWSKIIASLIALVNAYFGNREWTFKNRGQHGRMIELVLFIAVNGVCTLLGAGIVAFGLWLFPAAGPLLVNVVNLFSIGIVVIARFLLYHFVVFRGVRPSRTAEIALPQSND is encoded by the coding sequence ATGACTGAACACTCGCAATTCCGACGGCTTGTAGGGCTGAGCACTCGCTTCCTCACCATCGGCGCGATCTCTACGCTTATCGAGATCGCGGCCTTCAACGTTCTCTTCTACGGTCTACACATCGACGGCGTCTGGTCGAAGATCATCGCGTCGCTGATCGCGCTCGTAAACGCCTACTTCGGCAATCGCGAGTGGACGTTCAAGAACCGCGGTCAGCACGGTCGCATGATCGAACTCGTCCTCTTCATCGCCGTCAACGGTGTTTGCACACTACTGGGCGCCGGCATCGTTGCGTTCGGGCTGTGGCTTTTCCCCGCCGCTGGACCTCTACTCGTGAATGTAGTGAACCTCTTTAGCATCGGCATTGTGGTGATCGCGAGATTCCTGCTGTACCACTTCGTGGTTTTTCGCGGCGTCCGTCCTAGCCGCACCGCTGAGATCGCGCTGCCCCAGAGCAACGACTAG
- a CDS encoding glycosyltransferase family 2 protein yields MKHLAIVMPAYNEADGLPGFLEEIATNVRPLADEVSIVVVNDRSTDDTASVLGDLSAKIPEVVPILAPRNRGHGPTALEAYREGLAQQPDAIVHVDGDGQFLGQDFPRLVAALLEGNIDVVHGVRHGRTDPWFRQVLTSLVGLVVALTAGRRVPDVNTPLRAYRPAALRRLLEVVPEEALVPHVHFSLAEKRLGLNVKYARVHSIPRRGATASGTMWGEQTRQPLLPPKRLRRFVVAAAAELWKVSLRPGAPVRVAARAMR; encoded by the coding sequence TTGAAGCACCTTGCCATCGTCATGCCTGCCTATAACGAGGCGGACGGCCTGCCGGGTTTTCTGGAAGAGATCGCAACGAACGTGAGGCCGCTCGCCGATGAGGTGAGCATCGTCGTCGTCAACGACCGATCAACGGACGACACCGCTTCTGTACTGGGCGATCTTTCAGCGAAGATTCCCGAAGTGGTTCCAATTCTCGCTCCGCGTAATCGAGGCCATGGTCCGACAGCGCTCGAGGCATACCGCGAAGGGCTTGCGCAGCAACCGGACGCAATCGTGCACGTCGACGGGGACGGCCAATTCCTTGGACAAGATTTCCCCCGTCTTGTCGCGGCGCTCCTAGAGGGCAACATCGACGTCGTTCACGGGGTGAGGCACGGACGCACGGATCCCTGGTTCCGTCAAGTGCTCACCTCTCTGGTGGGTCTCGTTGTCGCATTGACTGCCGGTCGCCGAGTTCCCGACGTGAATACTCCGCTGCGCGCGTACCGTCCGGCGGCCCTGCGCCGTCTGCTCGAGGTTGTCCCCGAAGAGGCACTCGTTCCGCACGTTCACTTCTCTCTCGCGGAGAAGCGACTCGGGCTCAACGTCAAGTACGCCCGGGTGCACAGCATCCCACGTCGAGGAGCCACAGCAAGCGGAACCATGTGGGGCGAGCAGACGAGACAACCGCTTCTCCCGCCCAAGAGGCTCCGACGGTTTGTTGTGGCCGCGGCGGCGGAGTTATGGAAGGTCAGCCTTCGGCCGGGAGCTCCGGTACGTGTGGCTGCGCGCGCGATGCGATGA